In the genome of Catharus ustulatus isolate bCatUst1 chromosome 1, bCatUst1.pri.v2, whole genome shotgun sequence, the window TTGGTCATGCATATTTTTAAGTCAGCACCAACAGTGTGAAGAATGGAACCCTTAGAAAAATCAGTGATCATTCTTTCTTCCCCTGTCCTTTACTGGTGTTATTCCTTCAGTGTTACCATAGAAGCCAGGGGAAATTTTGCCACAGATTTTAAACGGAATACATTCAGCTCTTTGTGTTATAACGAAGAAAGAGATTTTGAAATGTCATAACTTACTTTTGCCTTTCAAATGCAAAACACTCTATTTACCTGGTCCTGTGTCTAAGTCTACTATATAGgaaacatttctatttaaacCAGCTATTTATTGCTTACAgtgaagttttttaaaagatgtctCACAATaacatattttctcattttttttccataagggCAGACCATTATATGTAacatatctatatatagatttttttttttattctattgagagaaagaataaaaactttaaaCATTACAACCATATTGACTCCATTGTGCTTAGTTTTCCTAGTTAACTTCTTGTCCAAATCTCAGTGAAGACAGTGTTTTACCGAATGACTGTGCGAGCTTTTTAGGGAATAGGACTCGGAATAAACAAAGACAAGCTTTTACAAATAGGCTACCCATTCCAAGAGATGGCAGCTATTTACTGCAGTTCCGTAGCTCGGGATGGGTCTGTATGGAACTTTGCACAGAAGTTCCCAAGGTTCTGGGATATCGTGCCCAGCCTCCTGCCGGGCGCCGTGTGCCATCTAGCGGCACCGGGACCCGGCAGGGCACGGAGCCCCTCGGGCTGGACAGCGCCTCTGGCATCGTCACAGCTGCGGCTGTGGCCAAACGCCACCTTGCCAGCTGCAGCATGCCACCAAGTGCCACGTCCCGTCTTTCCTTAAACTATACCACCTCCTGGGCGGCCCTTTCCAATTCCATTTCTTGAAGAATTCTTCCTAATgcccaacctgaacctcccctggtgcagatTATGACTGTGTCTTCTTGTCCTGTCGCTAGTTgcctggctacaccctccttcCAGGGAGCTGGAGAGTGATCAGGTCTcagagcctcctcttctccaggcttaATTCAAGGGCTGGGAAGCATCTCCTGGACAGAACCAGTCAcgaaagaaaaatcaaatgtgTTCACGTCCAGCAGCAGCGCCTCTTGCAAATCTCTCTCCTCCTTGATGTATTGCAAAATCTTGCCTGTCTAATTTATCTTTAGCTGTATTGGCTCACTGATCCTTGTCTTCCCCCTCTACTCCACTCTTGTGAAAACCTACCTGGACTGCTGTGGttggtggtgtctctggagcctgagccgaccacctgtgtatgttttagagtctctgtgttccagcccgaACACCGAAAAAAGAGTCAGGAGACATCTTTTGTTGTTTCTagaggtggtttattttatctaatcaaaaagttctttccctgactggCCGCAGTCCTTCCAGCTAGTCGGCtccaggcacactgcctgcccctggggtgggattatctttttatgcTATAACCTacgtaaacattatttacaattatctccaatacctatcacttatattgtacagtctagttctactctaaaccaatctaaatgtgccaacatcacctaaaaggtggatgctaggaagaaggagaaagaaggacagaacatgccCAGATTCGTCCATCTTGAtcccagacccttattataaacaatcttaaaaacctactttttcaatttataataatctaacttatactctacttattttttgtgacttgtaattctaCATGTgagggtggtaatttttcccagggagagaaatcgaaggcacaggggttttgggcactgtgccaaggcttctgagccccctgcctgggtctggagCAGTCCAGGagagccagagggatgtcctgggttcccacagcctgctgcatccagctctcaGTGCACAAAGGACATCGACctgttggagcaggtccagaggaggacCACAAATAcgatcagagggatggagcacctctcctacaaGGGAAGGCTGAGGGAGTCACGGCTGTTCAGGCCGGAGGAGAGAAGTTTCTGGAGGAGACCTTGTTGCCTTCCTGTACcaaagggagcctacaagaaagcagaacagggactttttacaagagtgacaggacaagagggaatggcttcgAACCGGCAGAGTCAGTTTAGAATAGATTATTAGaataaattctttgctgtgaggtgGATTGCGGATGCTTCATCCTTGGAGGTGCTCAAgggcaggctggatggagctttcAGCAACTGGACCAGCGAAACGTGcccctgcacagggagggcggTTGGAAGGACATGAAATTTAAACTCCCTTCTAACCCAACCCAGTCTAAGATTGTCTGACAAGGCAGGTCAGCTCGCTCCAGTCCCTCCACAGCCAGGAAGGAGCCTAGCCCCGAGCACCTCGGGCCTGCAGCCGCCACAGCCAAGGGAGCGCACCCATGGGCCTCCCGCCCCCATGGCCGCGGTACGGACTACAGTTCCCAGGTGCCCGCGGGGCGGcccagcgcggccgccgccgccgagcgCCCCTGCGCGggggctgctgggagctgtagTAGGGGGCGGAGAGAAGATGGCGTCCAAGGTGAGCCTGGTGCTGCGGCCGGTGAAGAGCATCGCGGTCCGGTTCTGCCCCTTCGAGCCCAACGTGGAGAGCACCAGGTGAGGGGGCTGCGGGGGCGGCGCTGGCCCCGGGCCGCTCTGCCCGGGCTCCCTGTCTGTAGACGCCCCAGCGCCCTCCGTGCGCCCTTCCTGCGGCCTCCCGGGCGGGCGGCTCTGCGCGGGCTCCgcgcggctcccggcggcgctCGGGCTGGGATTTTGGCACCCAAGGTGGTTCCGTGCTGCTAGTCCATCTGTGCCCAGGCAGACCCTTTCTGTAGGCGTGCTCTGAGCTTTACCCCAGTGCTCCGTGGGCTGCCCCGCATGGCCGGTCCTGTAGTGGGGGTAGAACCGCTCCAGGTGCGGGTAACGGGGGGGTATTGTTACaagtgcatgacatattgttggcttttcgcaactattaaaataaatactatatgtataatgttaaaatagcttttctgtataaatatattttttttctaatagcaaaagttaaatatatgttttttaaaaatagtatgcttaaactacccacttagttaaaataacagtCCGTAAACGTGTAATAAAAACCTTGCaactaacacaacaattatcaacactcagCAActacaaaaagccaaaaccaccacccaaataaaaaaaaaaaattaaaccacaaaGCAAAAAACGCACATActctgaaaaaacaaacccaaaaagtaaCCATACTAAATAGTTCTCAAAAAAGTTAAACTAGTTAAACTATGCATAAAAAACcataaatatgcaacaaattAATGTATTATAAAACGTATTTTAAAAAGCGTTCCCAAAACAACCATGTGCTCTTAACAACTTCCCAAACACCCAACCATTTTTACCCTTTACTTTATGCATAcctcctattatctttttattacaccttttaaattttaccaaaacaataaaacgtgtttttcacagGGGTGACCTCTATCCTGGTCATTGATTGCTGGAGAAATTTAAGGGATTGTGCTTCTCCAGCGATGTAGGTTCTGCACCAAACAATTCCAAAATGCCGTTTTGCAATGACTTTACAGGCACAtctacttttaaaatgaatttagcTTATCTTAGAATTTCTTTAAACTGCCAGAATAGCAGCTTAAAGTGGCTGTCATGCATTTCAGAAATCTACAGGAGACCAAAGATGTCATATAAATAAATGCTGTCTCAAACCCAAACAAGAAAATGTTGGCAGGCAAAtgatatataaagaaaaatgaaattgatgcctttgttgtttttttaaaattattgttacTAATCTAGCTAAGAGAAACAAGGAAAGTGTATACACTGAAGTTTTACAAAATTCTTTGGTATGCTTTTTACATGTTGCTATATAAGGAATACCCATTTGGATTTTGAAGTGATTCTCTCATGAGAACTACCTGTCTGAACTTAAGTACAAATCCTATTTTGTTTATACTTTGTTGCCCAGCAATACTGAgatacacaaattatttttagaaaaatgctttctttaatttctgtctgcagcatacttaatatattttaatatattttcagaaaatttctcCAATGTATTTACCATAAAAAAGTCCAAGCTACTAATACAAACTGTGAAGTGACTACTGATGTGAGACATGATGGATCTGAACCAGTTGTAGATGTTATGTTTGGTAAGAAACTTGTTTCTAAACAGACAAAAACCCCCTGGGTTTGTGTTGCTACAGTGTtattatattctgtattttatttttttttttaactgttttttttttttttttttttttttttttttttttggctctggTCCACAATTAGATGTTGTGcagctgggaggaaaaaagaaagagggtgAGAGGGTGTGACTACTATTGTAAGATCTAAGGGATCTTAGATCCAGCAACTGCCAGCACTGGAGCTGAGTGTACTTTTGTAGTGATGTACTTATGTGACTTTGCAGTCAGGTACAATTCCAGGAAAGTAAATGTAGCTTTCTTTTTATATAATAATCTGTTtactttctgtaatttttaatattaccTGTGTTGGAGGCATCTCAGTCTTAAGAACAGAAGGTTGAATACCTTTAGTTGCTTGTGCAACTGAGTACCTGTTTTGAAGGAACTGCTCAGATGGGTGAGGCTGTAGCTGTGCAGATGGACCTGCAGGATGAGGTCAACTACGTACAACAAATTTCTTGGTTTCCTTTGTGGGTATAGTGAGCGGGCAGGGAATTGGTGGTGGAAATTTCATCAGTTCTGGAAGCATCCCAGATTCTAGGCTATGAACAGATGGCTCTAATctgcttttgtccttttctCTGGCTGCATCttctttcctgctgtgctgtaaTGGACCAATATGTCATGTAGCCCATTAAAGTTTTCATTAATATTGATTCCTGCTGCCCTCTTATCTTTAAACTTCCATATTTTTAGTGAATTAGTAGAAATGTCAAAAGTGTTGAATGGTCTTTGTTTTGCTTAGGAAGGTCTACCTATTTCAGTGTTAACATTGTTTGTCTCTCTCTCCCCCATGCCTCTGTCTTTCCCATCCTTGTGATGTATTAAGACTAAAGCAGTAAAGCTCTGTGTTTTTTCAGTGTAAACCCAAACCAGTTTATCTCATTAATGCCAAGACACCTCtaaactcttcatttttttaagagCTAATTTTTTCTCCAGTGAAATGTTTGTAGCCCTTGTAGTTGGCAAAGATGAGGCTGGAACAAGGATGCTAGGCATGGTGTTTCACTATATGGGTTTGGGTATTGGTTTTGTATTTGCAAATCTTGCAAAATAATTAACTTGGGTAATACTCACCTTCTACTGTTCCCTgcctgttttaaataaattctttcagGTTTCTAGAAATCCTAGTGCTTCCTTTTTTTACGTTATAACCACAGGGTTGTGAGAACCAATTCAATGTTTTGGCTGAAGAAGTATATTAAATGAACCACAGACAACAGGCTACTAAAATGCTTAGCCATGTGTGGAAATTGTGCCTTCcaatgccttctttgccttttgtgaGATGGCTTTGGGGGCATAGTATGAGCCATTCATAGCAAATATGTTCTTTCTATAGGCATACCTAGACAAatgcttcatatttttcaataatGCAATGTagaagtgaaaattaaatgcataCTGTGTGCAGTTTGATGTTTGTTTGGTGGTGGTGCATAGTCAGATTCCTTGGTAGCTGGAGTAGTTTCTAATCAGACAAGATGAACTGTGTATTTGGATTTATGTGTTCAAAACAACTGCACACCAGAGTAGTTGTCACTTTGTGACTTCTTAAGGTTTTCTTCACTTACAGCTGATGGAGATCGACTGATAATGAAGGGAGCCCACTTGACAACAGGGGAAATGTTATCAGCATTGGAGTCCAGATGTAATGCAAAAGACCttaaggaagaacagaaaaacaagaagaatCCCTGAAGAATGGAAGAGCAACTGTGTTTGCATCTGCATGTGTTAGAAACAGCAGGCTGCACAGAAGGCTATTTTCTATGCAACAGAATCTGAGAGATGGCCAAAAGACTAGATGTTCCCTGCCTTCCTTTGAAGGAGAACATGCTACATCAGCAGATCCTCCAATATTAGTGGGTCAGAGTGGCATAAGATGCATGAATGCATCTTTCTAAGCAGCTGCACGTTGGACTAATATCACATGTATTTGCATATCAATGTGAATAATGCACATTAGCAATTAAATTAACACTGCAGTGAAGCCAGATCTCTTTGGATATTATTTCCTGCAAAATTTCTATAAGTGTAAGGCAAAACATTTTTAGAGTGgttattgttattttttgaaaactattaaaggtattaaaaatctgaagaaaacttttaaaagtattcATCATTGACTTAGCTGAGGGACAGCAGGCTGTGAATGTGGAGTGGTTTTTGTACTACTGTGTTTATAATACATCTGTTGCTAAGTCACTAccactttcttcctctttttttgaaGGAAGTGGGAAATTTGCTAAATGTAAATTTAGCTCAACTATTAAAGTAACAAGGTTATGGGACTGTCAACACACAGTACTGAGTTACTCATCCTGCATAAAAATAGCTAAGTTTAGCTCAAGTTAGTTTTTTTGATAATTAGAGAAAAGGGCTGCCTTTGAAGTTCAGTTTTGTAGTGGTTTTGTCACTCACTTTTGGGATATTTCATTAACTATTTTGTAAACATCAAAGGGAGAGCTTTATTTGGTGTTTATAGTCCCATGTCCAACCCTATTATTTATTAAAGTAACTGCTTAGGTGTCTCCTCTGTATTGCAAAACTCTCTGGGTTTGGAAGGTTCAATCTctcctcaggctgtgcaggtGAAGGAGTCAGCTGCACATGTATTTCATCTGCATCGGTTTTGTTCATAACAAAAATGTAGTTCCAGTTTTGAGAATTGCAGGTGTGGTACTCTTGAGAGGCTTTACTTCTACCTTTTTATAATCAGATGCCAGATTTCTCTAAAACTAGTACATATATTTCCAAAGTTGGCAGCAGATTTAGGACACAAATCTGAAAGTAGTTTTACCTTACTTTTGCCAAGCTTATTAAATGGACACTGTCTGTTCTGAAAGCAAGATGGTTTTAAATAGCACTGTCAAGGTAATTCTTTACAAGTTCTTCATTAGAATGTTGAAGTCAAGGTGATGTGTTGGAGAAGGAGAGCTTGCTAAAGACATTGGGTGTTTCCCATGTGTTTGCAACAGTAGAGTGTGAGATAATACAATGAAATTTGGACACAGGAACAAGAGATGTGAATAACTTTGTCCGAGGAAAATACCTTTTCTGCACTggagccctttttttttttattaggcCACCAGCTCTTCAGAGTGGTTTTGGAGTGCTGAGCTGCTAAACCTGGTACTGAGCTCCCTTATAGCAGAGAGATTATGAGAACACCTGAAATGGAGAGGATTTTAAATCCTGCCAAGCTAGAGGAGTACCATAGAAGAGGACCAAACTGAAATAAGAATGTTCAAAGGACagattgtttttttgttttgtttttcccacagTCTAGAGTAACATCATATACTGTGATTTCAtctgaaaaagcttttctggAAGAGTGAGAATTGTTCAAGTGGAAGACCCACACACAATTATTGTTCCCCTGGTTAATCATGTATTCATATGCTCAAAGGCCTCTTGCTGTAACATATCAatgatttttgtggggttttttctttctttgacagTCTGTACTTCAGTGTACAAAACTGGTGTTTTAATTTGAAGTGCCTACATTCATCTTAAATAATTAGCCATCTGTAAGTGCTTAAAGAGTTAAACTGGAGTTAAGTAATTAATAAtgattattaataataattaaatttctATAGTATTTAATATTatagtatttatatatttatttggtATTATAGTATTTATTTTGGACTGAGATTGGGGCTTATATTTATGAttagaaaaaggagaaaaatgaagatgCTAGCTAGTTTTTTATCaccaaaattaattccttctgtTGTCAAAGAAAGgtagtttatttttttgctttactaGCTCTTTACTACTGCTCTGTAAAAACACACACTTTTGCTAGGTGCTTTCCTTTTAATCCACACGTGCCCAATCTTCCTGCTTAGGTTAGGCCAAAGGCCTGCAACAGCACCATTGAGAGATCACCAACAATTCAGGGGGTGAGGTGTAGGCTGGTCCTGCTattgctgtgggtgctgggagctgcagtgtgCAGTGATAAAACTCTGATACGTTTTGTGTATGAAAAAGAAGTAATGACTgtaagcaatttaaaaaaagactttttaataTGCAACGTGTAAAGCAAAACCTACAGGATAGAAAAATCAAGCTAAAAATGTGCATCCTCGAGACTGCAAGATACTGGAGTGATACAAACAAGCAAGATGGGCAAGAAGGCACTCTGATTATTATGCTAATATGTAGAAAATGCTCTCCCTGTACTGTGGAGATAAAAgtaggaatttatttttcaagtacGTTAAAGATAATCTGTAATGACTTTCTTCCCTGAGCATTTAGATAGCTTTGCTGCTCCtacactcccagctcctgctgctgattGCCTGAAACAAAGCTCTGACAGCTTCCTGACATGCACAGGCCAGTGCTGGGGATGTACAGG includes:
- the MRPL53 gene encoding 39S ribosomal protein L53, mitochondrial; this translates as MASKVSLVLRPVKSIAVRFCPFEPNVESTRKFLQCIYHKKVQATNTNCEVTTDVRHDGSEPVVDVMFADGDRLIMKGAHLTTGEMLSALESRCNAKDLKEEQKNKKNP